From the Musa acuminata AAA Group cultivar baxijiao chromosome BXJ1-2, Cavendish_Baxijiao_AAA, whole genome shotgun sequence genome, one window contains:
- the LOC135598659 gene encoding gamma carbonic anhydrase-like 2, mitochondrial produces MGRSNRSGSNDARVEPLTSTPHTSTIPYSAFASPLSAPLCPLLRWNDLEMAAALARLSRRTLAVRPRLIPLHRLLSADATAAAAAAVAPPPQTASDRVKWDYRGQRRIIPLGQWVPTIAVDAYVAPNVVLAGQVTVYDGASVWNGAVLRGDLNKITVGFCSNVQERCVLHAAWKSPTGLPAETSIDRYVTIGAYSLLRSCTIEPECIIGQHSILMEGSLVETNSILEAGSVLPPGRRIPTGEIWAGNPARFVRKLTHEEILDIPKLAVAINDLMQNHFSEFLPYSTVYLEVEKMKRALNISI; encoded by the exons ATGGGCCGATCAAACCGGTCCGGCTCAAATGACGCACGTGTGGAGCCCCTCACTTCTACACCTCACACGAGCACAATTCCTTACTCCGCCTTTGCCTCCCCCCTCTCCGCTCCTctctgtcctctcttgcggtggaACGACCTGGAAATGGCGGCAGCTCTCGCTCGTCTCTCGCGAAGAACCCTAGCCGTTCGACCCCGCCTTATCCCGCTCCACCGCCTTCTCTCCGCCGACGccaccgcggcggcggcggcggcggtggcgcctCCGCCGCAGACGGCGTCGGATCGCGTGAAGTGGGACTACAGGGGGCAGCGGCGGATCATTCCCCTGGGGCAGTGGGTCCCCACGATAGCCGTCGATGCGTACGTGGCCCCCAACGTCGTCCTTGCCGGGCAGGTCACCGTCTACGACGGCGCCTCCGTCTGGAACGGTGCCGTTCTCCGCGGCGACCTGAACAAGATCACCGTCGGGTTCTGCTCCAATGTACAGGAGCGCTGCGTTCTCCACGCTGCCTGGAAGTCTCCCACAG GACTTCCTGCTGAAACATCCATCGACAGATATGTCACTATTGGTGCTTACAGTCTCCTTCGGTCATGCACAATTGAGCCAGAATGTATAATTGGTCAGCACTCCATTCTCATGGAGGGTTCACTGGTAGAGACCAATTCAATACTCGAAGCCGGGTCTGTGCTTCCCCCTGGTCGTCGGATCCCAACTGGCGAGATTTGGGCTGGCAACCCAGCTCGTTTTGTTCGAAAGCTGACCCACGAAGAAATCCTAGATATTCCAAAACTAGCTGTGGCCATTAATGATCTGATGCAGAACCATTTCTCCGAGTTCCTTCCGTATTCCACAGTTTATTTAGAGGTGGAGAAGATGAAAAGGGCCCTCAACATTTCTATTTGA